In Actinomyces weissii, a genomic segment contains:
- a CDS encoding PAS domain-containing protein, protein MTPPPQSSNQTNPQPPAPVAEGERTYAADELFFSTTDAGGRIRRANSTFMRLSGFPRGALVGRAHNVVRHPDMPAGLFRSLWEDVEAGRAASAYVTNRSADGGFYRVFATIVPSTGGYLSVRTLPMRTGLRDQVEAAYARVLQVEQASAAAGSTRREVAAAGQAALLEELQALGYRDSVDFTRQVLAEEVSALVASGVDIPEIAGEGPVARVLAGLNAIEEATGGLVAQIDECSRLVSLLGTRATEIGALSARLGALRSSLRELAADAGRLGDSDAADVVASRYQEVDAFVLECFEQLHPLAGQVVELRGDVDSVRFGIALLRLHNLAAGFFAVQLLDGQDELGENDAVGSLEELVGALSAGARSLAGRLELFRARAELVGGELEVVAKALTDTHQPLLDLLGAAADAGAADESSARTARSLVRDGFPEARDLADLAGAVRDLEVPYRAAEIEAHLARLRVALAELA, encoded by the coding sequence ATGACGCCCCCGCCACAGAGCAGCAACCAGACCAACCCGCAGCCTCCCGCCCCCGTGGCTGAGGGCGAACGTACCTACGCCGCCGACGAGCTGTTCTTCTCCACCACCGACGCCGGGGGCCGGATCCGCCGCGCCAACTCCACCTTCATGCGCCTGTCCGGCTTCCCCCGCGGCGCCCTGGTGGGGCGGGCGCACAACGTGGTGCGCCACCCGGACATGCCCGCCGGGCTGTTCCGCAGCCTCTGGGAGGACGTCGAGGCGGGCCGAGCCGCCAGCGCCTACGTCACCAACCGCAGCGCCGACGGCGGCTTCTACCGGGTCTTCGCCACCATCGTCCCCTCCACGGGTGGGTACCTGTCAGTACGTACCCTGCCGATGCGCACGGGGCTGCGTGACCAGGTGGAGGCGGCTTACGCCCGGGTCCTGCAGGTGGAGCAGGCCTCGGCGGCCGCAGGCTCCACCCGCCGGGAGGTGGCCGCCGCCGGGCAGGCCGCCCTGCTGGAGGAGCTGCAGGCCCTGGGCTACCGCGACAGCGTGGACTTCACCCGCCAGGTGCTGGCCGAGGAGGTCAGTGCCCTGGTGGCCTCCGGCGTCGACATCCCGGAGATCGCGGGGGAGGGGCCGGTGGCTCGTGTCCTGGCGGGCCTGAACGCTATCGAGGAGGCCACCGGCGGGCTGGTGGCGCAGATCGACGAGTGCAGCCGCCTGGTGTCCCTGCTGGGCACCCGTGCCACTGAGATCGGGGCCCTGTCCGCGCGCCTGGGGGCCCTGCGCAGCTCCTTGCGGGAGCTGGCGGCGGACGCGGGCCGCCTGGGGGACTCGGACGCCGCCGACGTCGTGGCCAGCCGCTACCAGGAGGTGGACGCCTTCGTCCTGGAGTGCTTTGAGCAGCTGCACCCGCTGGCCGGGCAGGTCGTGGAGCTGCGGGGCGACGTCGACTCGGTGCGCTTCGGTATCGCCCTGCTGCGCCTGCACAACCTGGCGGCCGGGTTCTTTGCCGTGCAGCTGCTGGACGGGCAGGACGAGCTGGGGGAGAACGACGCCGTCGGCTCGCTGGAGGAGCTGGTGGGGGCGCTCAGTGCGGGCGCGCGCTCCCTAGCGGGGCGCCTGGAGCTGTTCCGGGCCCGCGCCGAGCTGGTGGGCGGGGAGCTGGAGGTCGTGGCCAAGGCGCTGACGGACACCCACCAGCCCCTGCTGGACCTGCTGGGGGCGGCGGCGGACGCGGGAGCCGCTGACGAGTCCTCCGCCCGCACCGCCCGCTCCCTGGTACGTGACGGATTCCCGGAGGCCCGCGACCTGGCCGACCTGGCCGGGGCGGTGCGCGACCTGGAGGTGCCCTACCGGGCTGCGGAGATCGAGGCGCACCTGGCCCGGCTGCGAGTGGCCCTGGCGGAGCTCGCCTGA
- a CDS encoding transcriptional accessory protein — translation MIIWRGWGILTIPFVALGLIAIGSIGAKPGSPNYLPVGLGLLLGGTLTFLMGYWLNVLRPRQQAETYLEELRARSWQRVQEGTFQLEPGAAAPRSAEEATAQVERLLQVQRQQLLRGSGTRNSLFFIPMHWLGLAICVLGVGFFFGGLLLAFK, via the coding sequence ATGATTATCTGGCGTGGTTGGGGCATACTCACGATTCCGTTCGTCGCCCTGGGACTGATTGCCATCGGGAGCATCGGCGCTAAGCCGGGCTCTCCGAACTACCTTCCCGTCGGCCTCGGGCTGCTGCTCGGCGGCACCCTGACCTTCCTTATGGGCTACTGGCTCAACGTGCTGCGCCCGCGGCAGCAGGCCGAGACCTATCTGGAGGAGCTGCGTGCACGCAGCTGGCAGCGGGTCCAGGAGGGCACCTTCCAGCTGGAGCCGGGGGCTGCCGCCCCGAGGAGCGCGGAGGAGGCCACCGCCCAGGTCGAGCGGCTGCTGCAAGTCCAGCGCCAGCAGCTGCTGCGGGGGAGCGGCACACGCAACTCCCTGTTCTTCATCCCGATGCACTGGCTGGGACTGGCAATCTGCGTGCTTGGGGTCGGTTTCTTCTTTGGGGGCCTGCTCCTGGCCTTCAAGTGA
- a CDS encoding fructose bisphosphate aldolase has protein sequence MSEQMSRMRAGAGFIAALDQSGGSTPRALQNYGLSPESWSSEEEMFALVHAMRCRVMTSPAFSSRRVLGAILFERTLDGQVEGRPTAEYLWDVKGVVPFLKVDQGLAEESDGVRLMKPIAGLDELLAKAVEAKVFGTKMRSVILRADPKGIKQVLAQQFELARRILAAGLTPIIEPEVDINAPAKPGIELLLLSALNAELDRLRPGQEVLLKLTIPSVATFYSGLVRHPRVVRVAALSGGYSREEANRRLARNPGMIASFSRALLEGLRADQSDAEFNATLDASIKSVYQASVA, from the coding sequence ATGTCCGAGCAGATGAGCAGGATGCGCGCCGGAGCCGGTTTCATTGCCGCGCTGGACCAGTCGGGCGGCTCCACCCCGCGCGCCCTGCAGAACTACGGCCTGAGCCCAGAGTCCTGGAGCAGCGAGGAGGAGATGTTCGCGCTGGTGCACGCCATGCGCTGCCGGGTCATGACCTCCCCCGCCTTCAGCTCCCGGCGGGTCCTGGGCGCGATCCTGTTCGAGCGCACCCTGGACGGCCAGGTGGAGGGCCGCCCCACCGCCGAGTACCTGTGGGACGTCAAGGGTGTGGTGCCCTTCCTCAAGGTGGACCAGGGGCTGGCGGAGGAGTCCGACGGCGTGCGCCTGATGAAACCGATCGCCGGGCTGGACGAGCTGCTGGCCAAAGCCGTGGAGGCCAAGGTGTTCGGCACCAAGATGCGCTCCGTGATCCTGCGGGCCGACCCCAAGGGCATCAAGCAGGTACTGGCCCAGCAGTTCGAGCTGGCGCGGCGGATCCTGGCGGCCGGGCTCACTCCCATCATCGAGCCGGAGGTGGATATCAATGCCCCCGCCAAGCCTGGGATCGAGCTGCTGCTCCTGTCGGCCCTGAACGCCGAGCTGGACCGGCTGCGCCCCGGCCAGGAGGTGCTGCTGAAGCTGACTATCCCGTCAGTGGCCACCTTCTACTCCGGGCTGGTGCGCCACCCGCGGGTGGTGCGGGTGGCGGCGCTGTCCGGCGGCTACAGCCGGGAGGAGGCCAACCGGCGGCTGGCCCGTAACCCGGGCATGATCGCCTCCTTCTCCCGGGCGCTGCTGGAGGGGCTGCGGGCGGACCAGTCCGACGCCGAGTTCAACGCCACCCTGGACGCCTCGATCAAGTCGGTCTACCAGGCCTCGGTGGCCTGA
- the ispF gene encoding 2-C-methyl-D-erythritol 2,4-cyclodiphosphate synthase, translating to MPHTQSSPSPLLPRTGIGTDVHAFATDPSTPLHLACLQWPGETGLEGHSDGDVVAHACCDALFSAAGLGDLGSNFGTAEPQWKGAAGAVLLAEAARRVRAAGFEIGNVAVQLVGARPRVAARMDEARQALSQAAGAAVSFSATTTDHLGFLGREEGLLAVATALVYPVPTEQPSQEQP from the coding sequence ATGCCCCACACGCAGTCCAGTCCGTCACCCCTGCTGCCCCGCACCGGCATCGGCACCGACGTGCACGCCTTCGCCACCGACCCCAGCACCCCCCTGCACCTGGCCTGCCTCCAGTGGCCGGGGGAGACCGGCCTGGAGGGGCACTCTGACGGCGACGTCGTGGCCCACGCCTGCTGTGACGCCCTGTTCTCCGCCGCCGGGCTAGGGGACCTGGGCTCCAACTTCGGCACCGCTGAGCCGCAGTGGAAAGGCGCTGCCGGGGCGGTGCTCCTGGCGGAGGCCGCCCGGCGGGTGCGGGCCGCTGGCTTCGAGATCGGCAACGTGGCGGTGCAGCTGGTGGGGGCGCGCCCGCGCGTGGCCGCCCGCATGGACGAGGCCCGCCAGGCCCTGTCGCAGGCCGCTGGTGCCGCAGTCTCCTTCTCGGCGACGACGACGGACCACCTGGGCTTCCTGGGCCGTGAGGAGGGGCTGCTGGCCGTGGCCACCGCCCTGGTCTACCCCGTGCCCACTGAGCAGCCGTCACAGGAACAGCCATGA
- a CDS encoding VOC family protein, whose amino-acid sequence MSAPTARGLHHVELWVGDLEQARAQWGWLLGSLGWERAQDWPEGSLWEAACGPYLVLTTPPLTAPQPHDRHRPGLNHLALCAPDRTTVDQVSQEAPERGWRPLYAERFPYAGGPEHYAAYLEDAQGFKVEVVAPRQVPATRIG is encoded by the coding sequence ATGAGCGCCCCGACGGCCCGAGGCCTGCACCACGTGGAGCTGTGGGTGGGCGACCTGGAGCAGGCCCGCGCGCAGTGGGGCTGGCTGCTGGGCTCCCTGGGGTGGGAGCGCGCCCAGGACTGGCCCGAGGGCAGCCTGTGGGAGGCGGCCTGCGGCCCCTACCTGGTGCTGACCACGCCGCCGCTCACCGCGCCCCAGCCTCATGACCGCCACCGGCCCGGCCTGAACCACCTGGCCCTGTGCGCCCCGGACCGGACCACCGTGGACCAGGTCAGCCAGGAGGCCCCGGAGCGGGGCTGGCGGCCGCTGTACGCCGAGCGCTTCCCGTACGCGGGCGGGCCGGAGCACTACGCCGCCTACCTGGAGGACGCCCAGGGCTTCAAGGTGGAGGTGGTGGCCCCGCGGCAGGTCCCCGCAACGCGCATCGGGTGA
- the cysS gene encoding cysteine--tRNA ligase — translation MSALQPEPLALRLYDSAAHAVVPLAPTATPGVVKIYLCGATVQGSPHIGHMRSAIAFDVLRRWLERCGQQVVLIRNVTDIDDKILARSAAADPPVPWWAWAQRHEREFDAAYRALGVAPPTYEPRATGHVPEMIDLISRLLERGHAYVGSPGNVYFSVSSLPDYGSLTNQRPQDLTSTEDESQVDAAVEAGKREPRDFALWKAAKAGEPADAAWDTPWGRGRPGWHLECSAMSHRYLGEELDIHGGGIDLRFPHHENEQAQSHGAGWGFARHWVHNAWVTIKGEKMSKSLGNSLVVSELLRHHEPAVLRLALGTVHHRSTVEFSAESLADAAALWERLTGALLRAREVSTAVDAAAAALRARALPAEFTAAMDEDLNLAGAMAVVHATLKRLNTALAAPGQAGAAQAGRGAAPESTGAAETTGVAPEMDGAASESTGAAQEASVAVTSGAATSSADTSGTAPEGSDLVTSTALDLRAQLDVLGLDPLSEPWRASVLGAGSASGQDAALTALDHLVAALVEERAQARAAKDWARADALRDQLARAGVVVEDSAAGARWHLA, via the coding sequence GTGAGTGCCCTCCAGCCTGAACCCCTTGCGCTGCGCCTGTACGACTCGGCCGCGCACGCCGTCGTGCCCCTGGCCCCCACGGCCACCCCCGGCGTGGTCAAGATCTACCTGTGCGGTGCCACCGTGCAGGGCTCCCCGCACATTGGCCACATGCGCTCCGCCATCGCCTTTGACGTGCTGCGTCGCTGGCTGGAGCGCTGCGGCCAGCAGGTGGTGCTCATCCGCAACGTCACCGACATCGACGACAAGATCCTGGCCAGGTCCGCGGCCGCGGACCCGCCCGTGCCGTGGTGGGCCTGGGCCCAGCGCCACGAGCGGGAGTTCGACGCCGCCTACCGCGCCCTGGGGGTGGCCCCGCCCACCTACGAGCCGCGTGCCACCGGGCACGTGCCCGAGATGATCGACCTGATCTCCCGGCTGCTTGAGCGCGGCCACGCCTACGTGGGCAGCCCCGGCAACGTCTACTTTTCGGTGTCCTCCCTGCCAGACTACGGCTCCCTGACCAACCAGCGACCCCAGGACCTGACCAGCACGGAGGACGAGTCCCAGGTGGACGCCGCCGTGGAGGCCGGTAAGCGTGAGCCCCGCGACTTCGCCCTGTGGAAGGCCGCCAAGGCGGGGGAGCCCGCCGACGCCGCCTGGGACACCCCCTGGGGCCGGGGGCGGCCCGGCTGGCACCTGGAGTGCTCGGCCATGAGCCACCGCTACCTGGGGGAGGAGCTAGACATCCACGGCGGGGGCATCGACCTGCGCTTCCCCCACCACGAGAACGAGCAGGCCCAGTCCCACGGGGCGGGCTGGGGCTTTGCCCGCCACTGGGTGCACAACGCCTGGGTGACCATCAAGGGCGAGAAGATGAGCAAGTCCCTGGGCAACTCACTGGTGGTCAGCGAGCTGCTGCGCCACCACGAGCCCGCCGTGCTGCGCCTGGCCCTGGGGACCGTCCACCACCGCTCCACCGTGGAGTTCTCCGCGGAGAGCCTGGCCGACGCCGCCGCCCTGTGGGAACGGCTCACGGGGGCGCTGCTGCGGGCCCGTGAGGTCTCCACAGCGGTCGACGCCGCCGCCGCCGCCCTGCGTGCGCGCGCCCTCCCGGCGGAGTTCACCGCCGCTATGGACGAGGACCTGAACCTGGCCGGGGCCATGGCGGTGGTGCACGCCACCCTCAAGCGGCTCAACACGGCGCTCGCGGCGCCGGGACAGGCGGGGGCGGCGCAGGCGGGCCGCGGCGCGGCGCCGGAGTCGACCGGCGCGGCCGAGACGACCGGCGTGGCGCCGGAGATGGATGGCGCGGCGTCGGAGTCGACCGGCGCGGCCCAGGAGGCCTCTGTCGCCGTGACGTCTGGCGCCGCCACCTCTAGTGCTGACACCTCCGGCACCGCCCCGGAGGGCAGCGACCTGGTCACCAGCACCGCCCTGGACCTGCGTGCCCAGCTGGACGTGCTGGGCCTGGACCCCCTGTCCGAGCCCTGGCGCGCCAGCGTGCTGGGCGCGGGCAGCGCCAGCGGGCAGGACGCCGCCCTGACCGCCCTGGACCACCTGGTGGCCGCCCTGGTGGAGGAGCGGGCCCAGGCGCGCGCCGCCAAGGACTGGGCCCGTGCCGACGCCCTGCGCGACCAGCTGGCCCGCGCGGGCGTCGTCGTCGAGGACTCGGCGGCCGGTGCCCGCTGGCACCTGGCCTGA
- the rlmB gene encoding 23S rRNA (guanosine(2251)-2'-O)-methyltransferase RlmB yields the protein MPGNDRVHGALRRPGKKKGPLKGSGGQKSHALEGKGPTPKAEDRVGHPKARAKARAEARAAQPTRAKQLERLRRRFGVPEGHEIVCGRNAVAEAARAGVPISRVFMAVSAESDDRLGAVVRRAALLGAPVLETTKLDLEALTDGAAHQGVAIEVPAYEYQDLADLLERARALGRTPLLVALDQVTDPHNLGAVLRSAGAFGADGVVIPERRSVGVNATVWKVSAGAAARVPVARETNLVRALERLKKEGCFVVGLDGGGQTLVEELGFADSPLVLVTGAEGTGLSRLVRETCDVIASIPINGRVESLNAAVATGISLYEVDRLRRRAAASAQDAASAQN from the coding sequence ATGCCAGGCAATGACCGAGTGCACGGCGCCCTGCGCCGACCGGGAAAGAAGAAGGGACCGCTCAAGGGCTCCGGGGGGCAGAAGAGCCACGCCCTGGAAGGCAAGGGCCCCACCCCCAAGGCGGAGGACCGCGTCGGCCACCCCAAGGCGCGGGCCAAGGCCCGGGCGGAGGCCCGCGCCGCCCAGCCCACCCGCGCCAAGCAGCTGGAGAGGCTCAGGCGGCGCTTCGGGGTGCCGGAGGGGCACGAGATCGTCTGCGGTCGCAACGCGGTGGCGGAGGCCGCCCGGGCCGGGGTGCCGATCTCCCGCGTGTTCATGGCGGTCTCCGCAGAGAGCGACGACCGCCTGGGGGCGGTGGTGCGCCGGGCCGCCCTGCTGGGGGCCCCGGTGCTGGAGACCACCAAGCTGGACCTGGAGGCGCTGACCGACGGCGCCGCCCACCAGGGCGTGGCCATTGAGGTGCCCGCTTACGAGTACCAGGACCTGGCGGACCTGCTGGAGCGCGCCCGTGCCCTGGGCCGCACCCCGCTGCTGGTCGCCCTGGACCAGGTCACCGACCCACACAACCTGGGGGCGGTGCTGCGCAGCGCCGGGGCCTTCGGGGCCGACGGCGTAGTCATCCCCGAGCGGCGCAGCGTGGGCGTGAACGCCACCGTCTGGAAGGTCTCCGCCGGGGCCGCCGCCCGCGTGCCGGTGGCCCGGGAGACGAACCTGGTGCGGGCCCTGGAGCGGCTCAAGAAGGAGGGCTGCTTCGTGGTGGGCCTGGACGGCGGCGGCCAGACCCTGGTGGAGGAGCTGGGCTTCGCGGACTCGCCCCTGGTGCTGGTAACCGGGGCGGAGGGGACGGGCCTGTCCCGGCTGGTGCGGGAGACCTGCGACGTGATCGCCTCCATCCCCATCAACGGGCGGGTGGAGTCCCTCAACGCCGCCGTGGCCACCGGGATCAGCCTCTACGAGGTGGACCGGTTGCGTCGTCGGGCGGCCGCCTCCGCACAGGACGCCGCCTCCGCGCAGAACTGA
- a CDS encoding DUF4032 domain-containing protein: protein MPKALKITAAKVDPALLDLPWDIPLEDWPAEVLAALPRGLSRHVVRFAKLSGRVIAVKEIGEHVAHREYEMLRDLVRLGAPCVTPTAVITGRHDAQGEELNSVLVTEHLAYSLPYRALFSQYMRPETATRLIDALAVLLVRLHLLGFYWGDVSLSNTLFRRDAGAFAAYLVDAETGELYTDGLTEGKRLYDIDVARTNIIGELMDLQAGALLEQSVDTIGVGDRIVTRYTELWEVLTAKESFSMGERWRVASRIEKLNELGYDVGELDISTTTADGDTRISIQPKVVDAGHYHRQVMRLTGLDVQERQGQRMLNDLNAYRALTGRNHDPLELVAHAWLADVFEPTIAAVPAELRRKLEPAEIFHEVLEHRWYMSERACYDVPMQEAVEDYVRSVLPQHWDEQSYLSLGDAQEMEEIFAPEPEEELLEDDAEFAARDQESLSEYDQNPMGFTAGLRFKGE, encoded by the coding sequence ATGCCTAAGGCTCTGAAGATCACCGCAGCGAAGGTCGACCCGGCCCTGCTGGACCTCCCCTGGGACATCCCCCTGGAGGACTGGCCGGCAGAGGTGCTGGCCGCCCTGCCCCGCGGCCTGTCCCGGCACGTGGTGCGTTTCGCCAAGCTCTCCGGCCGCGTGATCGCGGTCAAGGAGATTGGTGAGCACGTGGCCCACCGCGAGTACGAGATGCTGCGTGACCTGGTGCGCCTGGGCGCCCCCTGCGTGACCCCCACCGCGGTCATCACCGGCCGCCACGACGCCCAGGGCGAGGAGCTCAACTCGGTGCTGGTCACCGAGCACCTGGCCTACTCCCTGCCCTACCGGGCCCTGTTCAGCCAGTACATGCGCCCGGAGACCGCCACCCGCCTGATCGACGCCCTGGCGGTGCTGCTGGTACGCCTGCACCTGCTGGGCTTCTACTGGGGGGACGTGTCCCTGTCCAACACCCTGTTCCGTCGTGACGCCGGGGCCTTCGCCGCCTACCTGGTGGACGCGGAGACCGGCGAGCTGTACACGGACGGGCTCACGGAGGGTAAGCGCCTCTACGACATCGACGTGGCCCGCACCAACATCATCGGCGAGCTTATGGACCTGCAGGCCGGGGCGCTGCTGGAGCAGAGCGTGGACACCATCGGCGTCGGGGACCGGATCGTCACCCGCTACACCGAGCTGTGGGAGGTGCTCACCGCCAAGGAGAGCTTCTCCATGGGGGAGCGCTGGCGGGTGGCCTCCCGGATCGAGAAGCTCAACGAGCTGGGCTACGACGTCGGCGAGCTGGACATCTCCACCACCACCGCAGACGGCGACACCCGCATCTCGATCCAGCCCAAGGTGGTTGACGCCGGGCACTACCACCGCCAGGTGATGCGCCTGACCGGCCTGGACGTGCAGGAGCGCCAGGGCCAGCGCATGCTAAACGACCTCAATGCGTACCGGGCGCTGACCGGCCGCAACCACGACCCGCTGGAGCTGGTGGCGCACGCCTGGCTGGCGGACGTCTTCGAGCCGACGATCGCCGCCGTGCCCGCCGAGCTGCGCCGCAAGCTGGAGCCCGCGGAGATCTTCCACGAGGTGCTGGAGCACCGCTGGTACATGTCTGAACGGGCCTGTTACGACGTGCCTATGCAGGAGGCGGTGGAGGACTACGTCCGCTCCGTGCTGCCGCAGCACTGGGACGAGCAGTCCTACCTGTCCCTGGGGGACGCCCAGGAGATGGAGGAGATCTTCGCCCCGGAGCCGGAGGAGGAGCTCCTGGAGGACGACGCCGAGTTCGCCGCCCGCGACCAGGAGTCCCTGTCCGAGTACGACCAGAACCCCATGGGCTTCACGGCTGGGCTGCGCTTCAAGGGGGAGTGA
- a CDS encoding ABC transporter ATP-binding protein produces the protein MATVTFDHATRVYPGNDRPSVDQLNLEIADGEFLVLVGPSGCGKSTSLRMLAGLEDVNSGRILIGDRDVTDVQPKDRDIAMVFQNYALYPHMTVHDNMGFALKIAGTPKEEIDKRVREAAKILGLTEYLDRKPKALSGGQRQRVAMGRAIVRKPKVFLMDEPLSNLDAKLRVQTRTQIASLQRSLGVTTVYVTHDQTEALTMGDRIAVLKDGILQQVGTPREMYDTPANEFVAGFIGSPAMNLGLFDVQGDVATIGKARIRLSRATLDAITPEDKNKVTIGFRPEALEVVSATDEHSIPVRLSFVEELGSDAYVYGELEGAEGSDSKLGSGEDSSQIIVRVPPHTAPAPGEIVYVRIRPGQEHIFSASTGKRLPA, from the coding sequence ATGGCAACCGTGACCTTCGATCACGCCACCCGCGTCTACCCCGGCAACGACCGCCCCTCGGTGGACCAGCTCAACCTGGAGATCGCGGACGGCGAGTTCCTGGTCCTGGTCGGTCCCTCGGGTTGCGGTAAGTCCACCTCCCTGCGCATGCTCGCGGGCCTGGAGGACGTCAACTCCGGCCGGATCCTGATCGGTGACCGCGATGTGACCGACGTCCAGCCCAAGGACCGTGACATTGCCATGGTCTTCCAGAACTACGCCCTCTACCCCCACATGACGGTGCACGACAACATGGGCTTCGCCCTGAAGATCGCGGGCACCCCCAAGGAGGAGATCGACAAGCGCGTCCGTGAGGCCGCCAAGATCCTGGGCCTGACCGAGTACCTGGACCGCAAGCCCAAGGCCCTCTCCGGTGGTCAGCGTCAGCGTGTGGCCATGGGCCGGGCCATCGTGCGCAAGCCCAAGGTCTTCCTGATGGACGAGCCGCTGTCCAACCTGGACGCCAAGCTGCGCGTGCAGACCCGCACCCAGATCGCCTCCTTGCAGCGCTCCCTGGGTGTCACCACCGTCTACGTGACCCACGACCAGACCGAGGCCCTGACCATGGGTGACCGTATCGCGGTCCTCAAGGACGGCATCCTGCAGCAGGTCGGCACCCCCCGTGAGATGTACGACACGCCCGCCAACGAGTTCGTGGCCGGCTTCATCGGCTCCCCGGCCATGAACCTGGGGCTGTTCGACGTGCAGGGCGACGTGGCCACTATCGGCAAGGCCAGGATCCGCCTGTCGCGGGCCACGCTGGACGCCATCACCCCCGAGGACAAGAACAAGGTCACCATCGGCTTCCGCCCTGAGGCCCTGGAGGTCGTCTCCGCCACGGACGAGCACTCCATCCCGGTGCGTCTGTCCTTCGTGGAGGAGCTGGGCTCGGACGCCTACGTCTACGGTGAGCTGGAGGGCGCTGAGGGCTCTGACAGCAAGCTCGGCTCCGGCGAGGACTCCAGCCAGATCATCGTCCGCGTTCCCCCGCACACCGCCCCGGCCCCCGGCGAGATCGTCTACGTCCGCATCCGCCCCGGCCAGGAGCACATCTTCTCCGCCTCCACCGGCAAGCGCCTGCCTGCCTGA